In a single window of the Papaver somniferum cultivar HN1 chromosome 8, ASM357369v1, whole genome shotgun sequence genome:
- the LOC113306788 gene encoding cytochrome P450 86B1-like: MKNKELICVTEYWSLIETKIRLSHFVLALVALFIVRAFTRRLTSKGPMIWPLLGIIPSVLLNINDVFNYFADSLNQSGGTFIIRATCMDRFCGIMTVDTSSIEYVLKTNFLNYDKGEAFIDIFSDVFRNGIFVADGETWKEQRVALTSVMHTSWFVESSHSVIQDLVHQKLLKLINKSVKSDKITDLQDLLLRFTFDNICITTFGISPGCLSIELPDVPFVAAFEKAAELSYYRIFTPTFIWKALRFFSVGPEKKLKEVTRIVHKFVGEIITNRRIELCKSGHVNDRSDILSKLIIKKDPDTKQQMDDKFSDDMLRDLCLSFILAGRDTTSVALVWFFWLIHEHPHVENLILDEIKVIISQRKSDIEKINEVVFTADELKKMAYLEAALSETLRLYPSVPHDIKEAREDDVFPNGTAVKKKDLIIYSMYGIGRTEAIWGKDCKEFKPERWIKNGKAVAESQFKFLAFNGGPRLCVGKQFAYIQMKMVAASILLRYSVKVVGGQTVVPKVTTTLYMKNGLSVNFKPRLKL; encoded by the coding sequence ATGAAGAACAAAGAACTGATATGCGTCACAGAATACTGGTCACTGATAGAAACAAAGATAAGGCTCTCTCACTTTGTTTTAGCTTTAGTGGCTCTCTTCATTGTCCGTGCCTTTACTCGGAGACTAACCAGCAAAGGTCCCATGATATGGCCACTCCTGGGTATAATACCATCGGTTTTACTCAACATTAACGACGTGTTTAATTATTTCGCTGATTCTTTAAATCAATCTGGAGGAACGTTTATTATCCGAGCGACTTGCATGGATCGTTTTTGTGGAATCATGACTGTAGATACTTCCTCCATCGAATATGTTTTGAAGACCAACTTTCTGAATTATGACAAGGGAGAGGCTTTTATAGATATATTCTCTGATGTATTTAGGAATGGAATTTTTGTTGCTGATGGGGAAACATGGAAAGAGCAAAGGGTTGCATTAACATCAGTTATGCACACCTCTTGGTTTGTAGAGTCTTCTCATTCGGTCATACAAGATCTGGTGCACCAAAAACTTTTAAAGTTGATAAATAAGTCTGTAAAATCAGATAAAATTACAGATCTACAAGATTTGCTACTTCGATTTACGTTTGACAATATCTGCATCACTACATTCGGAATTAGTCCTGGGTGTTTATCCATTGAACTTCCTGATGTTCCTTTTGTTGCGGCTTTTGAGAAAGCTGCAGAGCTCTCATATTACAGGATCTTTACTCCTACATTCATATGGAAGGCACTGAGATTCTTCAGTGTTGGAccagagaagaaactcaaggaagTCACCAGAATAGTGCACAAGTTTGTGGGGGAGATTATTACAAACAGAAGGATCGAGCTTTGCAAATCGGGTCATGTAAATGATCGGTCAGACATATTATCAAAGCTCATAATCAAGAAAGACCCGGACACTAAACAGCAGATGGATGATAAATTCAGTGACGACATGCTAAGAGATCTGTGCTTAAGTTTTATTCTAGCGGGTCGAGACACAACTTCAGTGGCACTAGTATGGTTCTTCTGGCTCATACATGAACACCCACATGTAGAAAACCTAATTCTCGATGAGATCAAAGTAATCATAAGCCAAAGGAAGTCTGACATAGAAAAAATAAACGAAGTTGTGTTTACAGCTGATGAGCTAAAGAAAATGGCATATCTTGAAGCTGCTCTATCAGAAACGCTGAGGCTCTATCCTTCTGTGCCACACGACATCAAGGAGGCTAGAGAGGATGACGTATTTCCTAATGGTACTGCTGTTAAAAAGAAAGATTTAATAATCTACTCCATGTATGGCATTGGCCGAACTGAAGCCATATGGGGGAAAGACTGCAAGGAGTTCAAGCCAGAAAGGTGGATAAAGAACGGGAAGGCAGTGGCTGAGAGCCAGTTCAAATTCCTGGCATTTAATGGAGGACCCAGATTGTGCGTGGGGAAGCAGTTCGCTTACATTCAGATGAAAATGGTGGCAGCTTCAATCTTGCTAAGGTACTCAGTCAAGGTTGTTGGAGGCCAAACAGTTGTTCCCAAGGTGACAACTACACTGTACATGAAAAATGGGTTGTCAGTGAATTTCAAGCCTAGGTTGAAACTCTGA